The sequence TAGCAGATTCGGCACGGGATCGTTCAACTCAGTCTCCACACCGCAGTTGGTATGTTTCAGAGAATCGGAACAAGGCTGTATTGGGCGGAGACAGGGTGAGTTCAAATATATGAAAATCTAGTTTCTAGGGTTACCAGCATTTTTCAagtttcaataataataataataataataataataataataatatgcttcaaaattatttcaaaaacaaaaataatgtgcttcaaaaaaaaaaaataataataataactaataATAATGGTTTTAATTGATGGAAAAATTGTAAGAATGGACTtgatcatttttaattttttttaagggtTGATTGCCGTATCAACTATCAATTGAATCAATTCAAGGAGCAGTAATGTAGtcatttgataaataaaaattaatccaattaaattaatttaaacaacttttaattttttatttccacTTATCATATCAGTCTATTatttttatacaaaaaaaatatagagaTTGTCTTCGCTTCAAATATTTtagttacgagtgtttgtttttaTAATGCATATATCGCGATCACTAGTTTTTTTAAATGCATCTAAGTTGTCGATTATCAATTATAATATAAGtcatttagttattttttaaaattaagtaaaaataagttttcaaaacaatttttattaaattaaaataagaggTATTTTTATTCATTAAGTAAAATGATCCGGTTACTTTAAGAAATTGTTGGATTATTGAATAGTATAAACACCATAGATTATCAATTTACTTGAAAGACACATatgcataattaatattattatagtGCTGACAAAACAAATCATATGTCGTTAGATCATGTTAAGATAATAACCTAAGATAAGTTGAACTAAACTACATACGAAGTACTAACTACTAAGTTTATACGAgctattttttgttttaaaatgtggatttaaaatatattaatatttttttcaaaaaacaaatattaatattttatgagGACTATAGGGTTTTACGATAGTTTCCActttttcctcttttttttcaaaaaaaaaaaagaagaaatatgcatatatatatatatatatatatatttcacgtACGAGCAGATGTAATTTCGCCTTGATAAATACATAACGCTGCAAGTGTTGTACATTAGACGCTCCATCCCCTTGTACCTCGAGATACTATAAATAGGGCAAAACAAAGGTCATGGTGTAGCTCTCGCTCGCCGGAAACTTCTGGAATTGAAATCCGAATCACTCGAGAACCTAGTTTtgtcatcattttttttttttcactattACACTGGTATTGTGGTTTTATTCagtatttaataattaattgagATGGAGGCCGCGAGGAATTCCCAACCTCCGCCGCAGTCTGAACCCACTACCGATGAGGGAAACGAGGCGGAAGAGCGACAGGAGCAGCAAGAAGAGGATGCGAATGAAGTTTTGGTGTCCAAAGCGCAAGCCTTAATGGATATGATCGTTGCTAGCCATGAAAACCCTAATCCCAATGCCCTCCATGCGCTCGGTACTCTTATCGAGACTGAAGAATCCAGGTATTATTTGTGTGCCCGGTGGAAAACATCGTCCCGACGGTGGTGTTTCTGTTAGAGAATTGTCCTTTTTTTCCCCTGTTTCCTTTGAAAAGTTACATATGCGTTTTTCTGGTACTAGCGAACACATGGTGGACGCACCGTTGCATTTTTGGGTAGGATTTTCGCTTTTACCAATCAATTTATTTAATGGGGTGTGATTGCTTGTGGATACTGTAGGTGTCTGGCTTTATAACTAGTAACGTCTAAAAGATAGAGTCATAAGAGATGATTGCTACCTATTGCTGTATTAGGTGCTGGGAAtcacttttcttttctttttctttttcttttgtttttatcCATGTAAGAAACAGAGCGGGGGAGCGAGGGGAATGTTACTTTCAGCTTTCAAGGCTGTTTTACCTCAACGCTTTTCTCTCTTCCTTTCTTTATTTCTCCGTTTCGAACACCTGGTCAAtagtttttatttcatttagaTGGAATGTCTTTGTGAATATTTTATCTCAATATACTGTTATTCTTTGGAATTGACTTTTTAATGATTAACGCATCTTACTGTTCATGCATGCTAATTTGTTGTAACGTGAGAATTATTGCGTGCCAGTTATCTCATTTCTTCATCTATGTATCGTTCTTCGAAAATAATACCCTATTTTCGCAATTTGAGAATTtggggtatatatatatatatatatatattttctgtGAGGCAGGCCAGTTTAGTCCGTGCTGTATATGTCTTGTTTCTCCCAAATAATTCTATGCGTTTTATGCAGTGTCTGATCTTGGAGTACAtgctctttttatttttaatgcatGATGTTGATTTTGTAGTGTGTCTGTGTTTTCCGTGAAAGGCGAAATTGTTGGTTAAGGTGTGGAGGTATCTGTGAGTGGTAAAAGAGACTTTAGACGAACGGACAACTTTGAATACATTTATTAAGTTTAACAATTGCAAAAAAACACATGAGCATGAAATAACATGAACCGTAACTTTGAAACCACTCACCCTAAATATGTTTTTGCCTCTGGGAAGGATGGAGAGTGGCTACTGTTGGGAAATCATTTAGTTTGTGGAAGAGTGTACCATGAGACAGAAAGTATCCAACACTATACATTTTTGAAATAAGACGGTTTTTCTGTTTATGTTTTTCATTGTTCTAAAAGACGGTGCCTAGGCGCTAGACGTTTGTCCACCGTCCCCATTTTTAGATATTGAAACTTCTGGgctttattatattaattggtCGTCTAGGCCGACTAATTGCAGTCTAGGCTGCTCGAAATCCGCTTAGACGGCCGCCtagattaatataaaatatttctatttttaaaaatttatttaaaaaaaattatttgacatATTTGCCCATAAATTTATATCGGATGAAGACTAAAAATATTCGACATATTCTAAGTTTGAATTCGATAAAGAGAATTATTGAAGAAATATTAAGATGAATAagaataattagatatttaggcTTAAAAAAAACCGTCGCCTAACTGGTCGGTGAGTGACCGCTTGCCTACCGCTTTTTAGAACATCTCCGTAATTTCTTTAAGGAAAAAGTTTTTTCCTTGTTTACAAGAGTTAGAATCCTGTAAATTTGTCTAACGAATATTGTTTCTtgggcaatgctttagatacATGGAGGATACAGATCAATCCTCAACAAATAATGGCAGGTCTGCCCATAATGTTGGACGGCTGGGTAATCTTATTCGGGTAATTGCCTCTCCCTCACACCCCACTTTTCCTTTTGCATTTCCAAGTTCATCTGCACTAGCTATTGTTTCCTTTTGCGTTGTGGGAGAGCTAATGAGATGGGTCAAAATGCTTAGAATGTTGACTTcttgtttctttttctttttttcaggAGAATGACGAGTTTTTTGAACTGATATCTTCAAAATTTCTGACTGAAAGTAGATATTCGGTATCAGTACAAGCAGCGACCACAAGGCTTCTCTTCAGCTGTTCACTAACATGGATGGTATGGTTGGCAAATGCTCTTATTTTCATTAATGTACTATCAACACCTTGATGCACACCCTGTTGcagttttttttaattcttttctttAGTTTGTATTTGTATTTCCATGGTTTGAAAAACAAGTAAATTTGAATACAGTATCCACATGTATTTGAAGATGATGTTTTAGAGAATATAAGAGGTTGGGTGATAAATGAAATACCTCGGTTGCCCGCTGATGATCGTAATTGGAAGCATGAAACTGGGAGAAGGAAGACCCCAGACTCTGAAATGTTGCGCGTATACTCTACTGGGCTACTTGCTGTATGCTTGGCTTGGTACGTTCTCATAGACTTCTTTGTTTTGTTTATGTTTTCTCTTTTCTTGCTAACATTTTGTTTTGCACGTTTATGATTTTAGTGGTGGTCAATTGGTGGAAGATGTGTTAACATCTGGATTGCCAGCTAAGCTAATGCGTTACCTACGTATCCGAGTTTTGGGTGAGACAAGCACAAGTCAAAAAGATTCCAGTTCATTAATTGAGAACAAAAGTGCATCAATTATGGTGTGCCCAAAAACCAGAGAGGAAAGTCGGAGTAGGTTGCGGAATGTTACAGAGAATCCTCACTTGGATTTAGATGTTTCAAGAAAACTTTCCAGCGAAAAGGATCGTGATAGGGATTGTGTCTCATTGGATGAAATTGAGAGGGATCGTGAGAGGTATGTCAGTAGGCAGGCATGCGTAGATGATATTTGCGTAGATGAGGAACCTCTTGACAGTATGGCTCTTGAGGTTGATCCTTGTCAGGTAGAAGCAGAAGGTGACGAAAAATACAGCATTAGGGATTTCCACGAATCAAAATCAAAGACTGTTGGAAAATCACACAGGGAAGAGGATTTTGACGAAATTGCGAGAGATGACTTTTATAGGCGAAGGACAGGTCGACCCAGATCCAGGGGAAAAGGTCGGTCTGGCGAAGGAGTGTTTGAGAATGAACAAGCTTTGACATCTCCTTGTTCTGGCAGTAGATCAGGACAGGCACGAAGCTCAAAGGACAGAAATGTGACTAAAATTCAAGATCTGAAAAAAATGTCAGATGCTAAGAGATGCCAAGATAGAAGTGATGCTGATGATTCTATACTTGAAAGGGCAGACAATGATGACTGCTACCAAGGATGCACAGTTGGCTCTAAAGATGTTACGGACTTGGTGAAACAAGCTATTAGAGCTGCTGAGGCTGAAGCAAGAGCTGCCAATGCTCCTGCATTAGCCATAAGGGCAGCTGGTGATGATGCTGCGGAAGTGGTTAAGACTGCTGCTTTTGAggtgaatatatatttttgttgaaAGCACGCGAATATTTAGTTATTATACAATGTGTTTTCTTTTATGATGTCAGGAATACAGAAAGACGAATGATGAGGAAGCTTCGGTTGCTGCTGCTGCAAGAGCCTTATCCACGGTTATAGATGCAGCAAAAGCTGTTTTTCTTTCGAGGTTAGTGGTTGATATCTATTTTATGTCTCGGTACTTCTTTATACTAATACTATTCGTTATAATAGCATATTATGTCCATTGCTATTTGTTAACTTGATGTTGCTTATTTAACCTATTTTTGTAGGACCACAACTCATGTTGATGATTCGGGACATCCAAGACCTACGGAGACTGATGTTACTGAAGATATTGGTGAATTTGTCATCCTGGACAGCGACTCCCTTGCGAAGCTAAGGGAGAAATTCTGTATCCAGTGTCTTGTGATTTTGGGGGAGTATGTTGAAGTCCTTGGTCCTGTACTTCGTGAGAAGGGTGTTGACGTCACTCTTGCTTTGCTGCAGCGAAGTTTGAAGCATATAGAGGCTTCAAGCACTATGCTTCTTTTGCAAGACCTTTTGAAGTTGATTTGTGCATTGGCGGCTCATAGAAAGTTTGGTCAATTGTTTGTTGATCGTGGTGGCATTCAGAGACTACTCGCAGTTCCGAGAAGTGCTCCAACTTTTTTTGGTCTTTCTTCCTGCTTATTCACAATTGGTTCTATTCAGGTAATTTTTACGCTCAAATGAATCATTTTTAAGTCTGTTTCTTCCCGTAGTCTTATATTATTACGTTGTGATTGTTGGTTTGGCTttgtaaatttttatttctcaaacCATGTCTCTGTTGCAGGGGATAATGGAACGTGTATGCGCCcttccttccaatattgttcaCCAGGTTGTCGAGTTGGCTCTTCAGCTTCTTGAATGTAAACACGATCAGTCCAGAAAAAATGCCGCTTTATTTTTTGCTTCTGCTTTTGTCTTCAGAGCAGTTATCGATGCATTTGATTCGCAAGAAGGTCTACAGAAACTTCTTCATCTTTTGCACGATGCTGCATCAGTGAGATCTGGTGTTCCACCTGGGCAATTAAATAATCCAGTATCACTTCGAAATGACCGATCTTCTTCAGAGGTATTGACCTCATATGAAAAGCAAATAGCATATCACACTTGTGTTGCAATGCGACAATATTTTAGAGCACATTTGCTCTTGCTTGTGGATTCGGTTCGTCCCACCAAAAGCATTCGCGGTGCACCAACAGCAAGGAGCATTTCAACTATTAGGGCTGCCGACAAGCCACTCGATATAAGTAATGAGGCAATGGACGCCGTGTTTCGTCAAATACAGAAGGATCGAAAACTTGGTCCTGCATTTGTGAGGGCTCGTTGGCCTGTGTTTgacaaattcttaaattcaaatGGTCATATAACTATGTTAGAGCTGTGCCAGGTGAAACAAAGTATTATTGGATCATTATTTGTTTACACTTATCATGATTTTCTTTTTATTGACATTTTTCTTTGCTTTATAGGCTCCTCCGGTTGAACGATATTTGCACGATTTGCTTCAATATGCGCTTGGTGTGTTGCACATTGTAACTTTGGTTCCTAATAGCCGTAAACTCATTGTAAATGCGACATTAAGCAATGAGCGTGTTGGTATAGCTGTCATTTTGGACGCGGCAAATGGTGCTGGTTATGTTGAACCTGAGGTAAAGCCAGCAAAAATTATTGGGCTTATTTTAAATCTCCTCCATTTATTTACTAATTTATCTTCCAAATGCCAGATTGTTGAGCCAGCTTTGAATCTGTTGATAAACCTTGTTTGCCCTCCTCCATCAATCAGCAATAAATCAAGTGCCAGTGTGCAAAATCAGCAGTTAACTACCTTCCAAAGTGGAAATGGTTCTGCCTTGGAATCTAGGGATAGAAATGCGGAACGAGCTGCCAATGTTCCTTTCCAGAATGAGCCAAGGGACCGGAATGGGGAACCTGCTTCAGTGGAGAGAACTGTCTTATCTGTAGTTTCTGCATCATCTGTCGGTAATGCATCGTCACAAGCATCTGCATCTCCAGTGGCATCAGGATTAGTTGGAGATCGCAGAA is a genomic window of Henckelia pumila isolate YLH828 unplaced genomic scaffold, ASM3356847v2 CTG_477:::fragment_3, whole genome shotgun sequence containing:
- the LOC140872893 gene encoding DDB1- and CUL4-associated factor homolog 1, with protein sequence MEAARNSQPPPQSEPTTDEGNEAEERQEQQEEDANEVLVSKAQALMDMIVASHENPNPNALHALGTLIETEESRYMEDTDQSSTNNGRSAHNVGRLGNLIRENDEFFELISSKFLTESRYSVSVQAATTRLLFSCSLTWMYPHVFEDDVLENIRGWVINEIPRLPADDRNWKHETGRRKTPDSEMLRVYSTGLLAVCLACGGQLVEDVLTSGLPAKLMRYLRIRVLGETSTSQKDSSSLIENKSASIMVCPKTREESRSRLRNVTENPHLDLDVSRKLSSEKDRDRDCVSLDEIERDRERYVSRQACVDDICVDEEPLDSMALEVDPCQVEAEGDEKYSIRDFHESKSKTVGKSHREEDFDEIARDDFYRRRTGRPRSRGKGRSGEGVFENEQALTSPCSGSRSGQARSSKDRNVTKIQDLKKMSDAKRCQDRSDADDSILERADNDDCYQGCTVGSKDVTDLVKQAIRAAEAEARAANAPALAIRAAGDDAAEVVKTAAFEEYRKTNDEEASVAAAARALSTVIDAAKAVFLSRTTTHVDDSGHPRPTETDVTEDIGEFVILDSDSLAKLREKFCIQCLVILGEYVEVLGPVLREKGVDVTLALLQRSLKHIEASSTMLLLQDLLKLICALAAHRKFGQLFVDRGGIQRLLAVPRSAPTFFGLSSCLFTIGSIQGIMERVCALPSNIVHQVVELALQLLECKHDQSRKNAALFFASAFVFRAVIDAFDSQEGLQKLLHLLHDAASVRSGVPPGQLNNPVSLRNDRSSSEVLTSYEKQIAYHTCVAMRQYFRAHLLLLVDSVRPTKSIRGAPTARSISTIRAADKPLDISNEAMDAVFRQIQKDRKLGPAFVRARWPVFDKFLNSNGHITMLELCQAPPVERYLHDLLQYALGVLHIVTLVPNSRKLIVNATLSNERVGIAVILDAANGAGYVEPEIVEPALNLLINLVCPPPSISNKSSASVQNQQLTTFQSGNGSALESRDRNAERAANVPFQNEPRDRNGEPASVERTVLSVVSASSVGNASSQASASPVASGLVGDRRISLGAGAGCAGLAAQLEQGYRQARDAVRANNGIKVLLQLLQPRMVTSPAALDCLRALACRVLLGLARDDTIAHILTKLQVGKKLSELIRDSGSQTPGGEQNRWQAELAQVTIELIGVVTNSGRATTLAASDAATPTLRRIERAAIAAATPISYDPRELMLLVHEHLQASGLTDSAALLLKEAQLTPLPSLAAPSSLSYQGFGQEASSLQSQWPSGRAACGFLSDKPKVCAHVEDSRLRCDSALFSSKKKPLASSPAPGYSRIQPKLEDSPLSSNVKNNMSSKKSYVAAENQGTTSVSAMKSGSDADVQIRTPIVLPMKRKLTDSRDSSLMSSGKRLNIGDHILGSPSYTTPNTIRRTGLQTDANLFCTPSIAPKDHHSRLPPNVLSAEIDESQFTGSHVGQTFSQHGLLTDQQPCGSERVTLDSLVLQYLKHQHRQCPAPITTLPPLSLLHPHVCPEPRRSLDAPSNVTARLSTREFRSMYGGIHGSRKDRQFVYSRFRPWRTCRDEPSSLLTCISFLGNSSRIVTGGHSGELKVFDSNSNNVLESCTSHQFPLTLVHSHFVGENQLVISSSANDVRLWDAFSISGGPKHSFEGIKAARFSNSGSVFAALRPDPSRREILLYDVHTCQLDMMLLDTSNSHSGRGHAYSLVHFSPSDSMLLWNGVLWDRRGSGPIHRFDQFTDHGGGGFHPAGNEVIINSEVWDLRNLRLLRSVPSLDQTVITFNASGDVIYAILRRNLEDVNSIYNTRRVKHPLFSAFRTVDAVNYSDIATVPVDRCVLDFATEPTDSFLGLITMDDQDDMCSSARVYEIGRRKPTDDDSDPDDAESEEDEDDEGDDDSILEHDLNGDGESDTGDMSNDEDGLSEFEEDDEEDDEDDDRDFMMDGVDFDGDGVLEIVSEGDEDDDSDFLESFSSGDEDLL